The following coding sequences are from one Equus caballus isolate H_3958 breed thoroughbred chromosome 27, TB-T2T, whole genome shotgun sequence window:
- the PRIMPOL gene encoding DNA-directed primase/polymerase protein isoform X3 yields the protein MNRTWEAKLKKIEERASLYETKPLSPVYRPRLSKPEEPASIWKLFYRQTEAFNFVKSCQEDVHVFALEHKGGDGQRIYLVTTYTELWFYYKSRKNLLHCYEVIPENAVCKLYFDLEFNKPANPGADGKKMVALLIEHVCKALQELYRVNCSTEDVFNLDSSTDEKFSCHLIFQLHDVAFKDNIHVGNFVRKILQPALHLIASEDDDRNPETMDHGFSHFSETPIKQEISFSEMSTDKDVGESWTLNSKEQERLGSAKQSSPDLSFLVVKNNKGEKHLFVDLGVYTRNRNFRLYKSSKIGKHVALEVAEANRFSPARSTNISEEYQYFLSSLVSNVRFSDTLRILTCDISRNEQKRVEYFNGTSTSVEAIEGFQCSPYPEIDQFVLSLVNKNGIKGGIRRWNYFFLEELLVYDICKYRWCENIGRAHKSNNIMILVDLKNEVWYQKCHDPVCKAENFKSACFPLPAEVCLQFLIKDSPSIQLYILVVGLVYFEKNVPQELQAFPNLEFQQRLSYDGSSTESMNSFSWSLYWRQYHPADSF from the exons ATGAACAGAACATGGGAAGCCAAATTGAAGAAAATTGAAGAACGGGCATCGCTTTATGAGACGAAACCATTGTCCCCAGTGTACAGACCAAGATTGTCCAAGCCAGAGGAACCAGCTTCCATTTGGAAACTATTTTATCGGCAAActgaagcttttaattttgttaagagTTGCCAAGAG GATGTCCATGTATTTGCTTTGGAACACAAAGGGGGCGATGGACAACGTATTTACCTCGTAACAACCTATACTGAGCTTTGGTTTTATTATAAATCCCG AAAAAATCTCTTACACTGCTATGAAGTCATTCCTGAAAATGCTGTCTGCAAACTTTATTTTGATTTGGAATTTAACAAACCTGCCAATCCAGGAGCTGATGGGAAAAAGATGGTTGCCTTACTCATTGAG CATGTTTGCAAAGCACTTCAAGAGTTATACAGAGTTAATTGTTCAACTGAGGATGTTTTCAACTTGGATTCTAGCACTGATGAGAAATTTAGCTGCCATTTAATATTTCAACTCCATGATGTGGCATTTAAAGATAACATTCATGTTG gtAATTTTGTGAGAAAAATTTTGCAGCCTGCTTTACACTTAATTGCCAGTGAAGATGATGATAGGAATCCAGAAACAatggaccatggattttcccatttttctgaaACACCAATTAAACAAGAAATTTCCTTTAGTGAAATGTCCACAGATAAGGATGTAGGAGAGAGCTGGACATTGAATTCAAAGGAACAGGAGAGGCTGGGGTCAGCTAAGCAAAGCAGTCCTGACCTTTCGTTTTTAGTTGTGAAgaataacaaaggagaaaaacatcttTTTGTAGATCTAG GAGTTTATACAAGAAATAGAAACTTTCGTCTATATAAATCTTCCAAAATAGGAAAGCACGTGGCTTTGGAGGTCGCTGAAGCGAACAGATTTTCTCCTGCACGGTCAACCAATATTTCTGAAGAATATCagtatttcctctcttctttggtCAGCAATGTCAG attctcAGATACTTTACGAATTCTTACATGTGACATATCTCGGAATGAACAAAAACGAGTTGAGTATTTTAACGGTACCAGCACTTCAg TAGAAGCCATTGAAGGTTTTCAGTGTTCACCCTACCCTGAAATTGatcaatttgttctttctttggtgaataaaaatggaattaaaggAG gaaTTCGGCGTTGGAACTACTTTTTCCTAGAAGAATTATTGGTGTATGATATTTGTAAATATCGCTGGTGTGAAAACATTGGAAGAGCTCACAAGAGTAATAATATCAT gaTTTTGGTTGACCTGAAAAATGAAGTTTGGTATCAAAAATGTCATGACCCTGTATGTAAAGCAGAAAACTTCAAATCTGCCT GTTTTCCATTACCTGCTGAAGTATGTCTCCAGTTTCTTATCAAAGAT tctcccagtatacagttgtatattctagttgtaggtcttgtatattttgaaaagaatgtaccACAGGAACTGCAGGCATTTCCAAATTTGGAGTTTCAGCAGCGTCTGAGCTACGATGGCAGCAGCACTGAATCAATGAACTCATTTTCATGGTCACTATACTGGAGACAGTATCACCCAGCAGATTCATTTTAA